The Sphingobacteriales bacterium region TTGACCGCTTAAAAGAGCTTTTCGGTGCAGAATGGGCAAACGTACAACCCCATTCGGGTGCACAGGCAAACATGGCTGTCTTTTTAGCCTGCCTGAAGCCGGGTGATAAATTTATGGGTCTGAACCTTGCCCACGGAGGACACTTATCCCATGGTTCTCCTGTCAATTCTTCAGGAATTCTTTATCAGCCAATTGCCTATCATGTGGATGAAAACACAGGGCTGATCGATTATGACAAAATGGAAGAAATTGCCCTTGCCGAAAAACCCAAACTGATTCTTGCCGGAGCATCGGCCTATTCCCGCGACTGGGATTTTAAAAGAATGAGAGAAATTGCAGATAAAATAGGCGCGATTCTGATGGCCGACATCGCTCACCCTGCCGGTCTGATTGCCAGAGGTATTCTGAACGACCCGCTCCCCTATTGCCACATCGTTACTAGCACCACACATAAAACCCTTCGGGGCCCGCGTGGCGGAATTATCATGATCGGAAAAGATTTTGAAAACCCATGGGGAAAAACCACTCCTAAAGGCGAAATCAGGATGATGTCGTCATTGCTTGATTCTGCTGTCTTCCCGGGCATTCAGGGTGGTCCGCTTGAACATGTCATTGCTGCCAAAGCTGTTGCTTTCGGAGAAGCTCTCACTGATGATTACATGGATTATATCATACAGGTAAAGAAAAATGCAGACGTCATGGCATCGGCATTTATCGAACTGGGCTACAAGGTTATTTCCGGAGGCACTGATAATCACCTGATGTTGATTGACCTGAGGACAAAATTCCCCGACCTGACCGGAAGAAAAGCAGAAGATACCCTGGGTCTTGCAGATATCACCATTAATAAAAATATGGTTCCTTTCGATAGCCGCTCTCCATTCCAGACTTCCGGAATCAGGATTGGTACACCTGCCATTACTACCCGTGGGCTCAAGGAAGAACACATCAAACCTATCGTTCAGATGATTGATAATGTATTATGCAACATTGACTCTCAGGAAGTTATCGAAAAGACAAAGAAACAGGTGAATGAGATGATGAGTGAGTTTAAGCTCTTTGCCTGGTAAACTCAGATTGATTTTTTAAAGGCGAGCCAATAGCGATCAGGTATTTCACCTTTTGAAGCCATTTCATAATCTTTATAGGAACAGGGGATAATTTCTTTCCCTGCATGATGCGGATCAGCAAGCGGAATTTCCATCCACCAACGATTGGTTTTCCGGCTCTTGTAAAAAGTAATAGGCTGAGAACCAGCAACATCTGCTGCAATATATTTAACAAAATTGATCTCATCACCTATTTTAACCTCATTAAAGCGATGTGCCACACCATCAGTAAAGTACCATATCATCTGGGCAATCAGCTTGGCAGTCTGATGATTGTTGTCGATTTCATTCCGGTATCCGTAGATGCTGAAAGACTGAAGGTTGTCGCTGATACCTGCAAAACGGGCAATTTTTACCGCTTCCTCGACAGTAAAGCCGGCAGCAGATGAATCATAGGAAGCCATTGCGTCAGCCTGGCGTACAGACGACAAACTGAAACTGATAAAATCGGCATTGCGGATAAAAGGCTCAATGTCATCAAATGACTCACGGATACGGCCAAGCCTCATGACATCAAAATAAAATTTCTCCATCATTTTGAATGCCATCTGGTCGGTAAGAAACGACTGAACACCCAGATGTATGAGGTGAAACAAATAAGAAGGTTCGCGAAGCAAAATCTTCGACAGGTAATTGTCGGAAACGGCTTCCTGATCTTCGTTAAAAAACAGGTCTATTTTGGAATTAATGCAACAATAAGTAACATATTTTGTAAGATACTCAAAAGCCAGATATTGTGAATAGACAAAAGGAGAATTTGACCCGATTACCAAAGGGATGATACCCATTGACTGAATTTCACTCAGAATGTAGCCGAGTTTTTCGAATATTTTCGGATCATTCAAATCGAGGTAAAAGTTGCCCAGATCAGCCACCATCATGGCATATTCCTTTTTCATCAGGGCATACAACTGGTTTCTTACTTCATGGCAATCATAGTCCGATTTATTACCAATCAGTCCGATCAGAGCTATTTTTTTCCCGGACAATGACGGGAATGTCCTGTCATATATTTCAACGGCATTTATCCAGCTATCGTTTGATATATTCTCAATATTCAACTCATCCCTGACATTTACCGGAATAAATACATCTTCTAAATTCATGGCATTTTTTATTTCCCGGGCAAAACTAATGTACAGGCAGGCAAGAGCCGGCTCTAATTATTCACAATGAAGTTAATTTTTAAACAGAAAGCAAAATATTCTAATTTTGCCGGAAAAAATCAGTCATGATTTTAATCACAGGGGCAAGCGGATTCGCAGGATCATATATTTTATATGAGCTTTTCAGAAGACAAAAAAAAGTAAGGGTTTTTAAAAGGCCGGACAGTAGCTTCAGGCAGATTGAGTTTGTGTTTCGTCTGATGAATCAGGATAAAGAGCTTACCTTCAACGATTATATCAATTATTTTGACTGGGCAGACGGTAATCTGGACGACAGGGAAAGTATTGAGGAAGCCATTTCAGGTATCACTGAAATTATTCATTGTGCGGCTATCGTCAGCTTTGCCAAACCGGATAAAAATAAAATACTGAATATCAATTACAGAGCTACTGCACATCTTGTCAATCTTGCCATTGAAAAAGGTATCTCTAAGTTTCATTACCTTAGCTCAATAGCCTCTCTCGACAGGAATAACGACAATACCGTCAGAGAAGAAAATTTTCCTGTAACTAAAAAATTTTCTTCAACCTACTCACAAAGTAAATATCTTGGTGAAATGGAAGTCTGGCGGGGTTATCAGGAAGGCCTGACAGGTATCATTTTAAATCCCGGAGTGATTACCGGCCCTATGGCAGAAGACAAGCCTACTTTAAAACTAATAAATGTCATCCGAAAAGGATTTAAATTTTATCCGGTCGGTACAAACGGATATGTTGATGTCAGGGATGTGGCGGGCACGTTTGTCCAACTTATTGATTCTGAAGAATTTTACAACCAGCGATATATTTGTGTATCCGAAAATCTGAGCTACAGGGAAATCTTTGCAATGGTAGCCGTCCATTCTGGTGTAAAGGCGCCTTCCATCCGTGCAACGCGGTGGATGACCATTACAGCCATGATATTAGATCATATCAGGGCGGTTTTCACAGGAGATCATGCACTTTTTAAACTGGAGCTTGTCAAGCTGATTAACAGCCACTATTTTTATGACAATACAAAAATCAGAAACACATTGGGGTATCAATTCATGCCGATTAATCAAAGTATTCACGACATGATCAAATATAGCATAAACCCATGAAATTCAAGCTTCATGCGTCATATCAACCACAGGGAGACCAGCCCGAAGCCATTGAACAGCTTGTCAATGGGATAAAAAACGGAGAAAAATACCAGGTTTTGCTCGGTGTAACCGGTTCAGGAAAGACTTTTACAATTGCCAATGTCATACAACAGGTAAACATGCCTGTACTGGTTTTGAGTCATAATAAAACACTGGTAGCCCAGCTCTACGGGGAATTCAAACAGTTTTTTCCTGAAAATGCGGTAGAGTATTTTGTCTCCTATTATGATTATTATCAGCCTGAAGCTTACCTGCCTGCCACCAATACCTATATTGAAAAAGATCTGAGTATCAATGCGGAAATAGAAAAACTCAGGCTCAGGGCAACCTCTTCCCTGTTGTCGGGAAGAAGAGATATTATTGTGGTGGCAAGTGTTTCATGTATTTATGGAATAGGCAACCCTGAAACATTCAGAAATGCTACCATCCATGTTTTTCAGGGACAGTTGATCGACCGGAAATACCTGCTGATGCAGCTGATAAACGGCCTGTATTCCAGAACATCTGCAGAGCTGAACAACGGCACTTTCAGGGTTTCCGGGGAGACAATCGATATCTTCCCCACTTATTCTGATGTAGCTTACCGCCTGATTTTCTTTGATCAGAAACTCGAACAGATTCAGATGATTGACCCAAAAACAGGGCATAAAATTGAAAAACTGGAGAGCCTGATGATTTATCCGGCCAATTTATTTGTTACCCCTCCCGAAACCATGCAGATAGCACT contains the following coding sequences:
- a CDS encoding serine hydroxymethyltransferase, with amino-acid sequence MKRDDLVFEIIRKEKERQMYGIELIASENFVSEQVLEAMGSVMTNKYAEGYPGKRYYGGCKHVDETEQLAIDRLKELFGAEWANVQPHSGAQANMAVFLACLKPGDKFMGLNLAHGGHLSHGSPVNSSGILYQPIAYHVDENTGLIDYDKMEEIALAEKPKLILAGASAYSRDWDFKRMREIADKIGAILMADIAHPAGLIARGILNDPLPYCHIVTSTTHKTLRGPRGGIIMIGKDFENPWGKTTPKGEIRMMSSLLDSAVFPGIQGGPLEHVIAAKAVAFGEALTDDYMDYIIQVKKNADVMASAFIELGYKVISGGTDNHLMLIDLRTKFPDLTGRKAEDTLGLADITINKNMVPFDSRSPFQTSGIRIGTPAITTRGLKEEHIKPIVQMIDNVLCNIDSQEVIEKTKKQVNEMMSEFKLFAW
- a CDS encoding NAD-dependent epimerase/dehydratase family protein — encoded protein: MILITGASGFAGSYILYELFRRQKKVRVFKRPDSSFRQIEFVFRLMNQDKELTFNDYINYFDWADGNLDDRESIEEAISGITEIIHCAAIVSFAKPDKNKILNINYRATAHLVNLAIEKGISKFHYLSSIASLDRNNDNTVREENFPVTKKFSSTYSQSKYLGEMEVWRGYQEGLTGIILNPGVITGPMAEDKPTLKLINVIRKGFKFYPVGTNGYVDVRDVAGTFVQLIDSEEFYNQRYICVSENLSYREIFAMVAVHSGVKAPSIRATRWMTITAMILDHIRAVFTGDHALFKLELVKLINSHYFYDNTKIRNTLGYQFMPINQSIHDMIKYSINP